One region of Pelotomaculum isophthalicicum JI genomic DNA includes:
- a CDS encoding DUF1540 domain-containing protein encodes MSRVMRCMCEECHYNNKHECHADSIEVRSSGDNKVETSAGTCCHTFRSRKDAK; translated from the coding sequence ATGTCCAGAGTAATGAGATGTATGTGCGAGGAGTGTCACTATAACAACAAGCATGAGTGTCACGCTGACAGCATTGAGGTCCGGTCTAGTGGTGACAACAAGGTGGAAACATCGGCCGGGACTTGCTGCCATACCTTTAGAAGCAGAAAGGACGCCAAGTAA
- a CDS encoding ABC transporter substrate-binding protein gives MKLKIVVITVFMLLLANVTGCAGKNAVQTNTDKKIEKIVIAEPGTGESWLPVYLADKLGYFDEQGLNVDYSDFGGGHGPLVIASLIAGDSQFALTGYDQVLKTYGQGKSTKMIMATSDKNPWSLFVGKDIKSFADLKGKKISGGMEGSSPRAFVRACLKYGGLDPEKDVEYVTLPSSGSLIGALEKGEVAAGIGSGITKIQLLNLGYKPLVDLTDPQQHQKVLNSKDFPLYVVQVTDDFIKNHPDTVQKFSNAVVKAMHWENTHSPEEIAEKISPFFPNANKDDLISDIKDVQLTLSKDGYFSQEGHDTVTKSALDVGMIKEPVAMANVVDDSFLKKAHDSYAK, from the coding sequence ATGAAATTAAAAATAGTTGTAATTACAGTGTTTATGCTGCTGCTGGCTAACGTTACCGGCTGCGCCGGTAAAAATGCCGTACAAACAAATACCGATAAGAAAATAGAAAAAATTGTGATAGCAGAACCCGGCACGGGAGAAAGCTGGCTCCCCGTTTACCTGGCTGATAAACTGGGATACTTTGACGAACAAGGTCTCAATGTTGATTACTCGGATTTTGGCGGCGGTCATGGCCCCCTGGTGATTGCCTCCCTCATAGCCGGCGACTCACAGTTTGCTTTGACAGGTTATGATCAGGTGCTGAAGACTTATGGTCAAGGCAAAAGCACTAAAATGATCATGGCTACTTCCGACAAGAACCCCTGGTCCCTGTTTGTCGGTAAAGACATTAAGAGTTTTGCCGACCTTAAAGGAAAGAAAATTTCAGGCGGCATGGAAGGTTCGTCACCGCGTGCCTTTGTGAGGGCATGTCTTAAATACGGCGGCCTGGATCCCGAAAAGGATGTGGAGTATGTTACACTGCCCTCGTCGGGATCCTTGATTGGAGCTTTAGAGAAGGGCGAAGTCGCCGCCGGCATTGGCAGCGGGATAACCAAGATTCAGCTTCTTAATCTTGGCTACAAACCGCTTGTGGATCTTACTGATCCGCAGCAGCATCAAAAGGTACTCAATTCAAAAGATTTCCCGCTTTATGTCGTCCAGGTAACCGATGATTTTATAAAAAACCATCCCGATACCGTTCAAAAATTCAGTAACGCCGTAGTGAAGGCTATGCATTGGGAAAACACTCATTCGCCCGAGGAAATTGCGGAAAAAATATCTCCATTTTTTCCCAATGCAAATAAGGACGATTTGATTAGCGATATTAAAGACGTCCAACTTACCTTGTCCAAAGATGGTTACTTTTCTCAAGAAGGCCATGATACCGTTACAAAATCCGCTTTAGACGTGGGTATGATTAAGGAACCGGTAGCGATGGCAAACGTTGTTGACGATTCGTTCTTGAAGAAAGCGCATGATAGCTATGCTAAATAA
- a CDS encoding ABC transporter permease produces MQDSKKHRITSMTGTILVAAFVLSLWEMLAGRGVIDYFFFSKPSAILLDLKTLFVTGQIWPHIIITLQETFWGLVIGSAAGIIVAFIFGQFNLIAGIFDPIVMALYGIPKLALGPLFILWFGLGIKAKIFISTFAVFFLVFFSAYAGFRSVEPSLISTVKLMGATKGQIMRKVVFPSCMPWIMAGLRAGIGASLLGAIVGEYIGSNRGLGWMVLTAGGMYDTTRVFSSILILTMIIAIMNGGLKLLEKRVLKWRPSVQ; encoded by the coding sequence TTGCAAGATAGCAAAAAACATAGAATAACCTCCATGACCGGTACAATCCTAGTTGCCGCTTTTGTTTTGTCGCTATGGGAAATGCTGGCCGGGCGCGGGGTAATTGATTATTTTTTCTTTAGTAAACCTTCGGCTATTTTGCTTGATTTAAAAACACTATTCGTTACGGGGCAAATATGGCCGCATATTATCATCACCTTGCAAGAGACATTTTGGGGATTAGTCATAGGCAGTGCCGCAGGCATCATAGTAGCCTTTATCTTTGGCCAATTTAACTTAATCGCCGGGATATTTGATCCTATTGTCATGGCACTGTACGGGATTCCCAAACTTGCCTTAGGACCTTTATTTATTCTATGGTTTGGACTTGGTATTAAAGCAAAGATATTCATATCCACATTTGCGGTGTTTTTCCTGGTTTTCTTTAGCGCTTACGCCGGCTTTCGCAGTGTTGAGCCTTCTTTAATAAGCACGGTCAAGTTAATGGGCGCCACAAAGGGGCAGATCATGCGAAAGGTAGTTTTCCCTTCATGTATGCCCTGGATAATGGCCGGACTGCGGGCCGGAATCGGGGCAAGTCTTTTGGGGGCGATTGTCGGCGAGTATATCGGATCAAACCGCGGTTTGGGTTGGATGGTGTTGACCGCGGGCGGCATGTACGATACAACACGTGTTTTTTCTTCGATTTTAATATTAACAATGATTATCGCTATTATGAACGGAGGGCTGAAACTGCTGGAGAAGCGCGTTTTAAAATGGCGCCCGTCCGTTCAGTGA
- a CDS encoding DUF4149 domain-containing protein: protein MEKLLHTISGFLHILAAVTWIGSMIYSQFAVAPALKHLGAPKASAINMIATGHFSPLTWTSLVVLIVTGTYATIDKAEKLTPFFQQPAGIVLFIKLLLVAALIVILLVQIYNYGPKMKKLINPATPKNQGAHNLSEVTDPKLQQMLKGMEMAARNNYSTLSQKMSNLGIV from the coding sequence GTGGAAAAACTTTTACATACTATCTCCGGTTTTTTACACATTCTAGCTGCGGTAACCTGGATCGGAAGTATGATTTATAGCCAATTCGCAGTGGCTCCCGCCCTAAAGCACCTTGGCGCTCCGAAAGCCAGCGCTATCAACATGATTGCCACGGGGCATTTTTCTCCTCTGACCTGGACCAGTCTGGTGGTTCTAATTGTCACTGGTACCTATGCTACCATCGACAAAGCAGAAAAACTCACCCCCTTTTTTCAGCAGCCGGCAGGCATCGTACTATTCATAAAATTGTTATTAGTGGCGGCGCTAATCGTGATCCTGCTAGTGCAGATTTATAATTACGGGCCCAAAATGAAAAAACTGATCAATCCAGCCACTCCCAAAAATCAGGGTGCGCATAACCTGTCCGAAGTAACTGATCCTAAACTGCAACAGATGCTTAAAGGTATGGAAATGGCCGCCCGTAATAATTATAGTACTCTATCCCAGAAGATGAGCAATCTTGGTATAGTATAG
- a CDS encoding ABC transporter ATP-binding protein codes for MKGADNVLELAPALNKKPAKIKLAVKDINHMYLSSNGKPTECLKDINLEIEDHKFVAIVGPSGCGKSTLLNIMSGLIKPTTGDVFIEGKPINGIISRIGYMSQSDALLPWRTVIENVALGLEIRGITKAKRKVIAKELIQRAGLGGFEESYPFELSGGMRKRVAVIRILALDPEVLFMDEPFGPLDVFTREKLQDDILKLWQETKKTIVFVTHDLAEAITLADRVILMTSRPSTIKAIYDIPLKRPRSAVEIRFEPRFLDLHKLIWNDLRDEVIEPKGGLDIAR; via the coding sequence GTGAAAGGAGCTGACAATGTTCTGGAATTGGCACCCGCCCTAAACAAAAAGCCCGCCAAGATCAAACTGGCAGTTAAAGACATAAACCACATGTACCTCTCGTCCAACGGTAAACCGACCGAATGTCTAAAAGATATTAATCTGGAAATAGAGGACCACAAATTTGTAGCTATCGTGGGTCCCAGCGGCTGCGGCAAAAGTACGTTGTTGAATATCATGTCCGGTCTTATCAAACCCACAACCGGTGATGTTTTTATCGAGGGAAAACCTATTAATGGAATCATCTCGAGAATCGGTTACATGTCCCAGTCCGATGCTCTGTTGCCGTGGCGGACAGTAATTGAAAATGTGGCGCTTGGATTGGAAATCAGGGGAATAACCAAAGCTAAAAGAAAGGTTATTGCCAAAGAGCTAATCCAACGGGCAGGCCTTGGCGGTTTTGAGGAAAGTTATCCTTTTGAACTTTCCGGCGGGATGAGGAAAAGAGTTGCCGTTATCAGAATACTGGCTCTGGACCCGGAAGTTCTTTTCATGGACGAGCCCTTTGGCCCGCTTGATGTCTTTACTAGAGAGAAGCTGCAGGATGATATCCTGAAATTATGGCAAGAGACGAAGAAAACCATTGTTTTCGTTACGCATGATCTTGCCGAAGCTATTACGCTGGCCGACCGCGTAATTCTGATGACTTCCCGCCCCTCAACGATAAAAGCGATATATGACATACCGTTGAAACGTCCCAGATCTGCTGTGGAAATCCGCTTTGAACCGCGATTTCTTGATTTACATAAACTTATTTGGAATGATTTGCGGGATGAAGTTATCGAGCCTAAAGGAGGTTTAGATATTGCAAGATAG
- a CDS encoding corrinoid protein, whose amino-acid sequence MKSKEKILQDLAKAVIDMEEDKARNTSCEAIDFGIEAYEAINGGLVKGMKVVGDLYERQEYFIPEVLLCSDALTAGLEVLQPHLPVDGNKAAEKVVIGVVQGDTHDIGKNLVKIMLEASGFEVYDLGRNVPLQDFAEKALEVGSRIIGMSTLMTTTMDGMRTVIDDLKKRGIRDEFLVIIGGGPISPAFAKEIGADLYAPDANSAARKLKELLEVRACA is encoded by the coding sequence TTGAAAAGTAAGGAGAAAATTTTACAGGATCTAGCCAAAGCAGTAATAGACATGGAGGAAGACAAGGCGAGAAACACATCCTGTGAAGCCATTGACTTCGGCATTGAGGCCTATGAAGCGATAAACGGCGGACTGGTAAAGGGCATGAAAGTCGTAGGGGACTTATACGAGCGACAGGAGTACTTTATCCCGGAAGTGCTCCTCTGTTCAGACGCCTTGACGGCCGGACTGGAGGTGTTGCAGCCTCACCTGCCCGTGGATGGCAACAAGGCCGCGGAAAAAGTAGTTATCGGAGTTGTCCAGGGAGACACCCATGACATCGGCAAAAACCTGGTGAAAATCATGCTGGAAGCATCCGGCTTTGAAGTATACGACCTGGGACGCAACGTGCCTTTGCAGGATTTCGCGGAAAAAGCCCTGGAGGTAGGTTCCAGAATCATCGGCATGTCCACCTTGATGACCACCACCATGGACGGTATGAGGACGGTTATAGATGATCTGAAAAAACGTGGAATCCGGGACGAATTCCTGGTTATTATCGGTGGCGGCCCTATTTCCCCGGCATTTGCCAAAGAGATTGGCGCGGACCTTTACGCCCCTGACGCCAACTCTGCGGCCAGGAAGTTAAAGGAACTATTGGAGGTAAGAGCATGCGCCTAG
- a CDS encoding retropepsin-like aspartic protease, protein MNLKLKYGLPFTDVVLVHRDKSLSFDNFLIDTGSASTIIAAEIAVELGLGPEPLDVIRKIRGVGGTEYVYEKHIDRIQLGTKKLTKFKIQIGDMDYGFDIDGILGMDYLMKSKVVIDLESMILV, encoded by the coding sequence ATGAATCTAAAATTAAAATATGGGCTGCCGTTTACTGACGTTGTACTTGTTCACAGGGATAAATCCCTCAGTTTTGATAATTTTTTGATAGATACCGGCTCTGCATCCACAATTATCGCTGCCGAAATTGCAGTGGAATTGGGGTTAGGTCCTGAACCTTTGGATGTCATAAGAAAAATACGCGGCGTTGGCGGAACAGAATATGTGTATGAAAAACATATTGACAGAATTCAGTTGGGCACCAAAAAATTGACCAAATTTAAAATACAAATTGGTGATATGGATTATGGATTTGATATTGACGGAATCCTTGGAATGGATTATTTGATGAAATCCAAAGTAGTTATAGATTTGGAAAGCATGATACTTGTGTGA
- a CDS encoding DUF2383 domain-containing protein, producing MNTLDKLQDSLQGEMMLQSMYNKHMMDITNPEIRQLFTQMRDAKMQNVTQLQQEIQQMMLQGKIS from the coding sequence TTGAATACCCTTGATAAATTGCAAGATTCCCTGCAGGGAGAAATGATGCTGCAGTCTATGTATAATAAACATATGATGGACATAACCAATCCTGAAATCCGTCAACTGTTTACCCAAATGCGTGACGCCAAGATGCAAAATGTTACCCAGTTGCAGCAGGAGATCCAGCAGATGATGCTACAGGGTAAGATATCATAA
- a CDS encoding nickel-dependent hydrogenase large subunit, producing MSKQRVMFSPVTRLSGLLSVDVMLENGRVTEANASGTMFRGYEWIMRDRHVTDAVYLTQRICGICSLSHGAVASYLLDELYDNELEDNAQYLRNIMFAADFLQNHIKHFYLFSLPDFIKMPERPPFHGQNPADTRLNPEDNQRLAGHYFEAVKAAQESHQILALFGGKAPHQHSFVHGGVTVAPTADKIEQALALIGNISEFVKSRMVPDTELITRVYSDYFRIGITPWQFLSFGLFRFGAKNEMFLWRSGVLADGQLYPPQLALISEDITSSWFDKTGAEEIKPDPFKPGAYTWVKSVRYAGRYFQVGPLARMIINGFYKGGTATMDRIYARTLETLLLTELVQEWLKDLKPSHPPVNQKSTPVKKEVTAVTDAMRGALLHTALIEDEKVVKYNIITPTVWNFSPKDGHGGRGPLENALVGTEIPGQDMLFTILGRTIRSFDPCISCATHLLDCKGSVKAKVVY from the coding sequence ATGAGCAAACAGCGAGTTATGTTCAGTCCCGTCACCCGCCTGAGCGGCCTGTTATCCGTTGACGTGATGCTTGAAAACGGGCGGGTGACAGAAGCAAACGCCAGCGGCACCATGTTCAGGGGTTACGAGTGGATCATGCGTGACCGGCACGTCACTGACGCGGTATATTTGACCCAGCGGATCTGCGGTATTTGTTCACTGTCTCACGGGGCAGTGGCAAGTTACCTGCTGGATGAGCTTTATGATAATGAACTGGAAGATAATGCCCAATATTTGCGTAATATAATGTTTGCCGCAGATTTTTTGCAAAACCATATTAAGCACTTTTATTTGTTCAGCCTGCCTGACTTTATAAAAATGCCGGAACGCCCTCCCTTCCACGGGCAAAACCCTGCTGACACCCGCCTTAATCCCGAAGATAACCAGCGCCTGGCGGGGCATTACTTCGAAGCGGTTAAGGCGGCCCAGGAAAGCCACCAAATCCTGGCCTTATTTGGCGGCAAAGCGCCCCACCAGCATAGTTTTGTCCACGGCGGCGTAACGGTAGCTCCTACAGCGGATAAAATTGAACAGGCGCTGGCACTGATCGGCAATATCAGTGAATTTGTTAAAAGCAGGATGGTTCCCGATACCGAGTTGATAACGCGGGTTTACAGCGACTATTTTAGAATAGGAATAACTCCCTGGCAATTTTTATCTTTTGGCTTATTCAGATTCGGCGCTAAAAATGAAATGTTTTTGTGGCGAAGCGGCGTACTGGCGGATGGCCAGTTATACCCTCCACAGCTGGCACTGATCAGCGAGGACATAACCAGTTCCTGGTTTGATAAAACCGGCGCTGAAGAAATAAAGCCGGATCCTTTTAAACCGGGCGCTTATACCTGGGTGAAATCAGTGCGGTACGCGGGACGTTATTTTCAAGTGGGTCCGCTTGCCCGCATGATAATCAACGGGTTTTATAAAGGCGGCACCGCGACGATGGATAGAATCTACGCCCGCACGCTGGAAACCCTTTTGCTAACCGAATTGGTCCAGGAATGGCTGAAAGATCTGAAGCCCAGTCATCCCCCCGTCAACCAAAAAAGTACTCCGGTAAAAAAAGAGGTGACCGCCGTCACGGACGCCATGCGGGGCGCACTCCTCCATACCGCGCTCATTGAAGACGAAAAAGTTGTGAAATACAACATTATTACCCCGACGGTTTGGAATTTTTCGCCCAAAGACGGACACGGCGGCCGCGGGCCGCTGGAAAACGCGCTGGTGGGAACCGAAATACCCGGCCAGGACATGCTTTTCACGATTCTTGGCCGGACCATCCGTTCGTTCGACCCTTGCATATCCTGTGCGACCCACCTCCTTGACTGCAAGGGCAGCGTAAAAGCCAAGGTGGTTTATTAA
- a CDS encoding molybdopterin-containing oxidoreductase family protein codes for MIAMLNNCETRTIKTICGICNGACGICLELSGGVITSIKGDQDDPFTNGYICPKGKALKELVYAPDRLTKPLKKVAPGEWRDISWEDAFAYIVSKLKELKLNYGPESLAIHVGQTGVRKEFTNYLERFAAVYGTPNCSSAGSHCHISKSMANEITYGILPAADYLNSNCIVLWGYNPANACPPQMNNINKARARGARLIVVDPTVTPAALSADIHLQQRPGSDGALALGMLYVIVNEELYDKNFVAEWTIGFDKLQELVKEYTPEITEKITWVPAAKIVEAARLFAQTSPANISPGISLELQTNGFQTARALAILQAVTGNLDITGGALFVPPAKLSSLEIPIKEAKKPAIGEKEFPVFHKYTKRAQANIYYKSILKGDPYHIKGMIVDGSNPVLTWPNASKVKEALSSLELLLVIDHFMTETGRLADLVLPAATFLGRYELRDASSTYGVQGISLIDKVLEDEGITDWKFWNELARRMGHEEHFPWPNEVDALNFRLKPLGLSYDQLKDNGLGYVYSEKEEKKYEKAGFKTLSGKVEIFSQELADYGFDPLPVYREPGESPLTSPQVAEKYPLILSTGARTIGYYHSRYRNIESLRKLLPEPLLLVHPAKAEEMGICDGETVKVESMRGSIEMKVSFSTKFDPRVIFAPHGWDKANSNILTDSEVLDPVSGFPPDRALLARIVKIEK; via the coding sequence ATGATAGCTATGCTAAATAATTGCGAAACCAGGACGATAAAAACAATTTGCGGGATTTGCAACGGCGCCTGCGGGATTTGCCTCGAGCTGAGCGGTGGTGTCATCACCAGTATTAAGGGCGACCAAGATGATCCATTTACCAATGGCTACATTTGCCCCAAAGGCAAGGCTTTGAAAGAATTGGTATACGCGCCGGACCGGCTGACAAAACCGCTTAAAAAGGTGGCGCCCGGCGAGTGGCGGGATATTTCCTGGGAGGACGCCTTTGCTTACATTGTAAGCAAGCTAAAGGAACTAAAGCTAAATTACGGGCCGGAATCCCTGGCTATTCATGTGGGACAAACGGGGGTCAGGAAAGAATTCACTAATTACTTGGAGCGGTTTGCCGCTGTTTACGGCACACCCAATTGCTCTTCAGCGGGAAGTCACTGCCACATATCGAAAAGTATGGCCAACGAGATAACATATGGGATTTTACCGGCCGCCGATTACCTGAACAGCAATTGCATCGTTCTATGGGGATACAATCCCGCCAATGCCTGCCCGCCGCAAATGAATAATATAAACAAGGCGCGAGCCCGCGGCGCCAGGCTAATCGTTGTCGACCCAACGGTTACCCCGGCGGCGCTCAGCGCCGATATCCACTTGCAGCAGAGACCCGGTTCCGACGGGGCTCTGGCCCTGGGGATGCTGTATGTTATTGTTAACGAAGAGTTATATGACAAGAATTTTGTAGCCGAATGGACGATTGGCTTTGACAAGCTCCAGGAGCTTGTTAAAGAATATACCCCGGAAATTACAGAAAAAATCACTTGGGTACCGGCGGCAAAAATAGTAGAGGCTGCCCGCCTTTTTGCCCAAACATCTCCCGCCAATATTTCACCGGGCATTTCGCTGGAACTCCAGACCAACGGTTTTCAAACAGCCAGAGCTCTAGCGATTTTGCAGGCTGTCACCGGCAACCTTGATATAACAGGGGGGGCTCTTTTTGTTCCGCCTGCGAAACTTTCATCTTTGGAAATTCCCATTAAGGAAGCAAAAAAACCGGCTATCGGGGAAAAAGAGTTTCCTGTCTTCCACAAATATACAAAGAGAGCCCAGGCAAACATTTATTACAAGTCGATCTTGAAAGGGGATCCCTATCACATCAAAGGGATGATCGTTGACGGCAGCAATCCGGTGCTAACCTGGCCAAACGCTTCCAAAGTCAAAGAGGCTCTGTCCAGTCTGGAGTTATTATTGGTTATCGATCACTTCATGACTGAAACAGGCCGTTTAGCTGATCTGGTCCTTCCGGCGGCAACTTTCCTCGGACGCTACGAGCTGAGGGATGCTTCTTCGACTTACGGAGTGCAGGGCATCAGTCTGATCGACAAGGTTCTTGAGGACGAAGGAATTACTGACTGGAAATTTTGGAATGAACTGGCCAGGCGGATGGGCCATGAGGAGCACTTTCCCTGGCCGAATGAAGTGGACGCCCTTAATTTCAGGTTGAAACCGTTGGGTTTGTCCTATGACCAGTTAAAGGATAACGGCCTGGGCTATGTTTATTCAGAAAAAGAGGAAAAAAAATACGAAAAGGCTGGCTTTAAGACCTTGTCGGGCAAAGTTGAGATCTTTTCACAAGAATTAGCCGATTACGGCTTCGACCCGCTCCCGGTGTACCGGGAGCCCGGTGAAAGTCCTCTAACAAGTCCGCAGGTCGCTGAAAAATACCCCTTGATATTATCAACCGGAGCAAGGACAATAGGTTATTATCATTCCCGCTACCGCAACATCGAGTCGCTGCGCAAATTACTACCGGAACCGCTGCTTCTCGTTCACCCGGCCAAAGCCGAAGAGATGGGGATCTGTGACGGTGAGACAGTCAAGGTTGAATCGATGCGCGGCAGTATCGAGATGAAGGTAAGTTTCAGCACAAAGTTCGACCCCAGAGTTATCTTCGCGCCACATGGCTGGGATAAAGCCAATAGCAATATCCTGACTGACAGTGAGGTTTTAGACCCGGTAAGCGGGTTTCCGCCTGACCGGGCTCTTTTGGCCCGCATTGTGAAAATTGAAAAATAA